A stretch of the bacterium genome encodes the following:
- a CDS encoding metallophosphoesterase produces MRLIVMSDMHFGVPETTLNDEDVRRTVVETIKGLLPVERIILLGDILDLNLARLGDAIDGRSPRGTDVVGFRQFLKECLAKGIKNLQWIYIPGNHDYDTFDVPARLEGMNRRFVRKTDEKILYWAPRPWEGGNIAPRQLRNDFLIQYPHRWEKIGTRYILLTHGHYLDPSQTMGKKITGLDKPGGIPVDKYFTLCAQYQSLTRAISYQGETIRFFGSLYGAWTSVGSVVEEIIKYGTMSLWRHKALDAQLRNAALSYVRHFGPIGKPQEAAGMPDAVIFGHTHREGMASLGPPRTAPTGSGKGLLLVNDGGFIHGGSDGDIVGSLVEVESAGDSCNVRLHVFERTSTGNVSSRVAEERSI; encoded by the coding sequence ATGAGACTGATCGTCATGTCCGACATGCATTTCGGCGTCCCGGAGACGACTCTTAACGATGAAGATGTGCGTCGCACCGTCGTCGAGACGATCAAGGGCCTTCTTCCCGTCGAGAGAATAATACTTCTCGGCGATATTCTTGATCTCAACCTGGCAAGGTTGGGCGATGCAATTGACGGACGTTCGCCCCGCGGAACGGATGTCGTCGGTTTTCGACAGTTTCTCAAGGAATGTCTTGCCAAAGGGATCAAGAATCTCCAGTGGATCTACATTCCGGGGAATCATGATTACGATACGTTCGATGTCCCCGCTCGACTCGAAGGGATGAATCGCAGGTTTGTGAGGAAAACCGATGAGAAGATCTTGTACTGGGCTCCCCGGCCATGGGAAGGCGGGAATATCGCCCCGCGGCAACTGCGGAATGACTTCCTGATTCAATATCCCCATCGATGGGAAAAGATAGGAACGAGATACATCCTCCTGACCCATGGGCACTACCTCGATCCTTCGCAAACGATGGGGAAGAAGATCACGGGGTTGGACAAGCCGGGCGGAATTCCAGTGGACAAGTATTTCACCTTGTGCGCGCAGTACCAATCGCTGACTCGTGCCATCTCGTATCAGGGAGAGACGATCAGGTTCTTCGGCAGCCTGTATGGAGCATGGACATCGGTAGGCTCTGTCGTCGAAGAGATAATAAAGTATGGAACGATGAGCTTGTGGCGCCATAAAGCCCTCGATGCCCAACTCCGGAATGCCGCCTTGTCATACGTCCGGCATTTCGGTCCCATCGGCAAACCGCAGGAAGCCGCCGGAATGCCGGACGCCGTGATTTTCGGACATACGCATCGCGAAGGAATGGCGTCATTGGGCCCGCCCAGGACGGCCCCGACCGGATCGGGAAAAGGCCTCCTCCTGGTCAATGACGGTGGATTCATTCATGGAGGATCCGATGGAGATATCGTCGGGTCGCTCGTCGAAGTGGAGTCCGCGGGAGACAGCTGCAATGTCAGATTGCATGTTTTTGAACGGACATCGACCGGGAACGTCTCATCAAGGGTTGCGGAGGAGCGGTCAATATAA
- a CDS encoding metallophosphoesterase has protein sequence MEERFNLQSANWISYVLDRRNRIPDIADPNLVRDTLVAFLGNLVDGMYFHGKTNAGIVEKAVRMRDAVRASPLHRYDDIIMDLRDIFSKREWTAVLVPSGFPGSHSVDRLLTSKIFLSRLSRTIKADPHLILQLNEAPQKDFAITDVYPPFQSALSKSTRWPGILLWRRSDEPLFFPLPEEGTEDAIRRVFSRAEDLANTPGPLLMQAYLDAFPSCRIQANSRLTLLHVSDTHIGCRNSIERIIRVKDLLKEYVDRNRGDSSVAFLVSGDIMQTPDEGNVICANDFHDYLKDLHPDGQDPIFVLGNHDVRRKGILRNRLAPPSLVPSIHSRVEWIPGHPVGVLCWNSADAGRMARGRITAEQYRTIEERLRSFPGGDTGPVLVTLMHHHPLPWRRIDPEMHRFHVKTLGPSLRKFIGFAYEHMDGLSNGQEFLRFCGSHGVKVILHGHKHIPIAGKIPGHPPESPPILIFGCGSSVGKNTYIYRKLFNVDYEISWNEIVLDFRTKLLSGRLMAETRYDKGLATLKTHHGFVSRSEIGA, from the coding sequence GTGGAGGAACGTTTCAACCTGCAGTCGGCCAACTGGATCTCCTACGTCCTGGACCGGCGCAACCGGATCCCCGACATCGCGGATCCGAACCTCGTGCGGGACACGCTGGTCGCGTTCCTCGGGAACCTCGTCGACGGAATGTATTTTCACGGAAAAACGAACGCGGGGATCGTCGAAAAAGCGGTTCGCATGAGAGACGCGGTCCGGGCGAGCCCGCTTCACCGGTACGACGATATCATCATGGACCTGCGCGACATCTTCTCGAAAAGGGAGTGGACCGCGGTTCTCGTCCCATCCGGGTTCCCGGGATCCCATTCCGTCGACCGGCTGTTGACATCGAAAATATTCCTGTCGAGGCTGTCCCGAACCATCAAGGCCGACCCGCACCTCATTCTTCAACTGAACGAAGCTCCCCAAAAGGATTTCGCCATTACGGACGTATACCCGCCTTTCCAATCCGCCCTGTCGAAATCCACCCGCTGGCCGGGGATATTGCTCTGGCGCAGAAGCGACGAACCCCTGTTCTTCCCCCTTCCCGAGGAGGGAACCGAGGATGCGATCCGCCGGGTATTCTCCCGGGCGGAGGACCTCGCGAATACTCCGGGACCTCTCCTGATGCAAGCCTACCTGGATGCTTTCCCTTCCTGCAGGATCCAGGCGAATTCCCGGCTCACGTTGCTGCACGTGAGCGACACCCACATCGGATGCAGGAATTCGATCGAGCGGATCATACGGGTAAAGGATCTCCTGAAGGAGTATGTGGACCGGAACCGGGGCGATTCGTCCGTCGCGTTCCTGGTGAGCGGGGACATCATGCAAACGCCGGACGAGGGGAACGTGATCTGCGCGAACGATTTCCACGATTACCTGAAGGACCTGCATCCGGACGGGCAGGATCCGATCTTCGTGCTCGGAAATCACGACGTGCGAAGAAAGGGGATCTTGAGAAATCGCCTCGCTCCCCCCTCCCTGGTTCCCTCGATCCATTCGAGGGTCGAGTGGATCCCGGGGCATCCCGTCGGGGTACTCTGCTGGAATTCCGCTGATGCCGGAAGGATGGCCCGGGGGAGAATCACGGCGGAGCAGTATCGGACCATCGAGGAACGCCTGCGTTCCTTCCCGGGAGGAGACACCGGCCCGGTGCTGGTCACCCTGATGCATCACCATCCCCTGCCGTGGCGCCGGATCGATCCCGAGATGCACCGGTTCCACGTAAAGACTCTCGGGCCGTCCTTGCGCAAGTTCATCGGTTTCGCCTACGAGCACATGGATGGCCTGTCGAACGGACAGGAATTCCTCCGCTTCTGCGGCTCCCATGGAGTGAAGGTGATCCTTCACGGCCACAAGCACATCCCCATCGCGGGGAAGATCCCCGGGCATCCGCCGGAAAGCCCGCCGATCCTCATCTTCGGATGCGGAAGTTCCGTGGGGAAGAACACGTACATCTACAGGAAGCTGTTCAACGTGGACTACGAAATCTCATGGAACGAGATCGTTCTCGACTTCCGGACGAAGCTCCTTTCGGGGCGACTGATGGCGGAAACCCGGTACGACAAGGGACTGGCCACGTTGAAAACCCACCACGGATTCGTCTCCCGGTCCGAAATCGGAGCATGA
- a CDS encoding NAD(P)H-binding protein encodes MEGSNHSGKHYPPYSAFMQFDEVLVTGATGLLGPHVCRALIGNGFLPRLLVREGAEERIEPDLRERCRVSLGDVTNRESVVEVGAQGTSAIVHLAGAWKEDPRRGITFEEAHVHATANVLYAASYWGIERLIFVSAAGARIGDPVPYFDARGKAEALVRDACLYWTVFRPAPWYDLRDGKPRVSTGYLEDLAAAIAGSVDRDDTIGRVFEDASTDRFPWEELSGYSGTRLTQGTDRESHRPSPSGFPG; translated from the coding sequence ATGGAAGGAAGCAATCACTCCGGGAAGCATTACCCGCCGTATAGCGCCTTCATGCAGTTCGACGAGGTCCTCGTTACGGGGGCGACCGGACTCCTCGGCCCGCACGTCTGCCGGGCGCTGATCGGGAACGGTTTCCTCCCCCGCCTCCTCGTGCGGGAGGGGGCGGAGGAACGGATCGAACCGGATCTCCGCGAGCGGTGCCGCGTATCCTTGGGCGACGTGACGAACCGCGAGTCCGTCGTGGAGGTGGGCGCCCAGGGGACCTCCGCGATCGTGCATCTCGCCGGGGCCTGGAAGGAGGATCCCCGGCGGGGAATCACCTTCGAGGAAGCGCACGTGCACGCGACGGCCAACGTCCTCTACGCCGCTTCGTACTGGGGGATCGAACGGCTGATCTTCGTCAGCGCCGCGGGAGCGCGCATCGGGGACCCGGTTCCGTACTTCGACGCCCGGGGGAAGGCGGAGGCGCTGGTCCGGGATGCGTGCCTTTATTGGACCGTGTTCCGCCCCGCTCCCTGGTACGATCTCCGCGACGGGAAACCGCGGGTCTCGACGGGATACCTGGAGGACCTGGCGGCGGCCATCGCCGGATCGGTCGACCGGGACGACACGATCGGCCGCGTGTTCGAGGATGCGTCAACCGACCGGTTCCCGTGGGAGGAACTCTCCGGATATTCCGGGACCCGCCTCACGCAGGGGACGGATCGCGAAAGCCATCGCCCTTCACCTTCCGGATTTCCCGGATAA
- a CDS encoding electron transfer flavoprotein subunit alpha/FixB family protein — MTGTPGRGDAIWIVAEQAGGKLAPVSLEILGQALRMARDAGGCEVAAVLAGTDAGGLAEELAAAGADKVFLVDDPRLSPYQNDTHGAVLARLIAREDPGVVLFGADACGEELAPTVAARLDTGLGAHCTNIDLQADGLLMMGVLGFGGRVHTEMFCPARRPQMASVKPGMFPPPPRAERKGTVVREDAAALLEGETIRLRAVKVVRREPEGVPLEGAEVVVAGGFGIGGKEPWGLLDELARELSGAVGCTRPALDEGWTSGEHTMIGTSGKTVRPKVYLGFGISGSPHHTVGIKDAGVIVSVNSDPRAPVFESSDYCVVSDFRKIVPALIREIRKVKGDGFRDPSPA; from the coding sequence ATGACGGGGACACCCGGCCGGGGGGACGCGATCTGGATCGTGGCGGAGCAGGCGGGGGGAAAACTCGCCCCCGTGAGCCTCGAGATCCTCGGGCAGGCGCTCCGGATGGCGCGCGATGCGGGCGGGTGCGAGGTCGCGGCGGTGCTGGCCGGGACAGACGCGGGCGGTCTCGCGGAGGAGCTCGCGGCGGCCGGCGCGGACAAGGTGTTCCTTGTCGATGACCCGCGGCTATCCCCGTACCAGAACGACACGCACGGCGCGGTGCTGGCCAGGCTCATCGCGCGGGAAGATCCCGGAGTCGTCCTGTTCGGCGCCGACGCCTGCGGGGAAGAGCTGGCCCCTACGGTGGCGGCCCGCCTCGACACCGGGCTCGGCGCACACTGCACGAATATCGATCTTCAGGCCGACGGCCTGCTCATGATGGGCGTCCTCGGGTTCGGGGGGCGCGTGCACACGGAGATGTTCTGCCCGGCGAGGCGTCCCCAGATGGCGAGCGTCAAGCCCGGGATGTTTCCGCCCCCGCCGCGCGCGGAGCGGAAGGGGACCGTCGTGCGCGAGGACGCCGCGGCGCTGCTGGAAGGGGAGACGATCCGCCTCCGCGCGGTCAAGGTCGTCCGCCGCGAGCCGGAAGGGGTGCCGCTCGAAGGGGCCGAGGTCGTCGTGGCCGGCGGCTTCGGAATCGGCGGGAAGGAGCCGTGGGGGCTTCTCGACGAACTGGCCCGCGAGCTGTCCGGCGCGGTGGGGTGCACGCGACCCGCGCTCGACGAGGGATGGACTTCCGGCGAGCACACGATGATCGGGACGAGCGGGAAGACCGTGCGCCCGAAGGTCTACCTGGGGTTCGGGATCTCCGGATCCCCGCACCACACGGTGGGGATCAAGGACGCGGGGGTCATCGTGAGCGTCAACAGCGACCCGCGGGCCCCGGTGTTCGAATCGTCCGACTACTGCGTCGTTTCCGATTTCCGCAAGATCGTGCCCGCCCTTATCCGGGAAATCCGGAAGGTGAAGGGCGATGGCTTTCGCGATCCGTCCCCTGCGTGA
- a CDS encoding electron transfer flavoprotein subunit beta/FixA family protein — protein MGGFHIVVLVKPVPDPGCYDRVEIDPATGMLARQGMPSVLNPSDRHALEEALALQERHGGRVTLVSMTPESSADTLREALAMGGDEAVILSDRAFAGSDSLATSRVLAAGIAKVAPFDLVLAGNESADGGTAHVPSQVGELLGIAHLANVNRLEVDADGSVRARTRIENGYVEVEGTLPMVLGVRREINTPRYTSLMGILASQEKPIRVFGAEGIGVDRSGVGMEGSNMRPGKMSRPSFCRKGERVEGDPEEVAARIVGILRAEGVLG, from the coding sequence ATGGGCGGGTTCCATATCGTCGTCCTGGTCAAGCCGGTCCCGGATCCCGGGTGCTACGACCGCGTCGAGATCGATCCCGCGACCGGGATGCTCGCGCGGCAGGGGATGCCGTCGGTCCTCAACCCTTCCGACCGGCACGCGCTGGAGGAGGCGCTCGCCCTCCAGGAGCGGCACGGGGGGCGCGTCACGCTGGTCAGCATGACCCCGGAGAGCTCGGCGGACACGTTGCGCGAGGCGCTGGCGATGGGGGGCGACGAGGCGGTGATCCTCAGCGACCGCGCCTTCGCGGGGTCCGACTCGCTGGCCACTTCCCGGGTCCTCGCCGCCGGGATCGCGAAAGTCGCGCCGTTCGACCTGGTGCTGGCGGGGAACGAGAGCGCGGACGGCGGAACCGCGCACGTTCCCTCGCAGGTGGGGGAGCTGCTGGGGATCGCGCACCTGGCCAACGTCAACCGGCTCGAGGTCGACGCGGACGGGAGCGTGCGGGCCCGGACCCGGATCGAGAACGGGTACGTGGAGGTGGAAGGGACGCTCCCGATGGTGCTGGGCGTCCGCAGGGAGATCAACACGCCGCGCTACACCTCGCTGATGGGGATCCTCGCCTCCCAGGAGAAGCCGATTCGCGTCTTCGGGGCGGAGGGGATCGGCGTCGACCGCTCGGGTGTCGGGATGGAGGGGTCGAACATGCGGCCGGGGAAGATGAGCCGGCCTTCGTTTTGCCGGAAGGGGGAACGCGTCGAGGGCGACCCGGAGGAGGTCGCCGCGCGGATCGTCGGGATCCTTCGCGCCGAAGGGGTGCTCGGATGA
- a CDS encoding acyl-CoA dehydrogenase family protein gives MPEMKFTQQQEMMRKAVREFVEKEVKPVAARLDAEAHFPDEIFRKMGKLGFLGVFVPQEYGGAGMGLTERAIILEELARHSAGFAMAVMTHNLGVEAILAYGTEEQKGKYLMDLATGKKVSGLAVTEPGGGSDVAGQRTTAVREDGKWVINGRKCFITNASNAEVTVITARTGEDAKGRPAFSAFILEKGTEGFSAGRDEDKVGLRGSHMGDLLMNDCRVGEDALLGVEGNGNKMALATISKIGRTGMAAIGVGILRACLEDGVKFAKERIIYGKPLARLQAIQMEIAQVRIDHDAAKLLTYHAIGLKEAGGGGDAEVAIAKYYATEGAVRAAKRTMDLMGGYGIITEYPVGRYLRDALACIASGGTNHIMQVIIAGQALG, from the coding sequence ATGCCGGAGATGAAGTTCACCCAGCAGCAGGAGATGATGCGGAAGGCGGTCCGGGAGTTCGTCGAGAAGGAGGTGAAGCCGGTGGCCGCGCGGCTCGACGCGGAGGCCCACTTCCCGGACGAGATCTTCCGGAAGATGGGGAAGCTCGGGTTCCTGGGGGTCTTCGTCCCGCAGGAGTACGGCGGCGCGGGGATGGGGCTCACCGAGCGGGCGATCATCCTCGAGGAGCTCGCCCGGCACTCCGCCGGCTTCGCGATGGCGGTCATGACGCACAACCTCGGCGTCGAGGCGATCCTCGCGTACGGGACCGAGGAGCAGAAGGGGAAGTACCTGATGGACCTGGCCACCGGGAAGAAGGTGTCGGGGCTGGCGGTCACGGAGCCGGGGGGGGGATCCGACGTGGCGGGCCAGCGGACCACCGCGGTGCGCGAGGACGGCAAGTGGGTGATCAACGGCAGGAAGTGCTTCATCACCAACGCCTCCAACGCCGAGGTGACCGTGATCACCGCGCGCACGGGGGAGGACGCCAAGGGGCGCCCGGCATTCTCGGCCTTCATCCTCGAGAAGGGGACCGAGGGGTTCTCGGCGGGCCGCGACGAGGACAAGGTCGGCCTGCGGGGCTCCCACATGGGGGACCTGTTGATGAACGACTGCCGCGTCGGCGAGGACGCGTTGCTGGGCGTCGAGGGGAACGGGAACAAGATGGCGCTGGCGACGATCTCCAAGATCGGCCGGACCGGGATGGCGGCGATCGGCGTCGGGATCCTCCGGGCGTGCCTGGAGGACGGGGTGAAGTTCGCGAAGGAGCGGATCATCTACGGGAAGCCGCTGGCGCGGCTGCAGGCGATCCAGATGGAGATCGCCCAGGTCCGGATCGACCATGACGCGGCGAAGCTGTTGACGTACCACGCCATCGGCCTCAAGGAGGCGGGCGGGGGCGGGGACGCCGAGGTGGCGATCGCGAAATATTACGCGACGGAAGGGGCGGTCCGTGCGGCGAAGCGGACGATGGACCTGATGGGCGGCTACGGGATCATCACGGAGTACCCGGTGGGGCGGTACCTGCGGGATGCCCTGGCGTGCATCGCCAGCGGCGGGACCAACCACATCATGCAGGTCATCATCGCCGGCCAGGCGCTGGGCTAA
- a CDS encoding 4-hydroxyphenylacetate 3-hydroxylase N-terminal domain-containing protein: MALRTREQYLASLKGMRPNIHKFGELIGDITTHPATRRVVESHARAFDAAFDPKLSEIFTTTSSFTGEKIHRFNALMTSLDEIVFNMKLKRASYRRTGTCSGGTCVGWNAANVLWAITQEVDRECGTGYQERLKKWILHSQEKGLVVAGALTDAKGDRSLKASQQPNQDSNLRVVEVRKDGIVVRGAKVMIAGAAASDEIFVVPGSAYGRDEKYFSVAFVIPRDVEGLTIVEARRASDGRELDEGFDIPETGITQGYLFFENVFVPNERVFLFGEYQFTGKFISYFTANYRSCIGACSAGQGDVMIGAAMLMARANGLQVKTFRNKLVEMAVNNETTYSAGIGALAQGRQHPSGVWIADSLAAHTNKVLVATLPYQTKRICQDICGGIAETGCFPSYKDYTSPKYGGLVRKYLKAGQKVSAESRARAARLAEWLTLGAGVPGTMHGGGSPDGAKVVVRLESAFEEYADYAAKVAGITEEVPEPERNR; encoded by the coding sequence ATGGCATTGCGGACGAGAGAGCAGTACCTCGCATCCCTGAAGGGGATGCGGCCCAATATCCACAAGTTCGGGGAGTTGATCGGGGACATCACGACCCACCCGGCGACCCGGCGCGTGGTCGAGAGCCACGCGCGGGCGTTCGACGCGGCGTTCGACCCGAAGCTTTCGGAGATTTTCACCACGACGTCGTCGTTCACCGGGGAGAAGATCCATCGGTTCAACGCCCTCATGACGTCGCTCGACGAGATCGTCTTCAACATGAAGCTCAAGCGCGCCAGCTACCGGCGGACGGGGACCTGCTCCGGCGGGACGTGCGTGGGATGGAACGCCGCCAACGTGCTGTGGGCGATCACGCAGGAGGTCGACCGGGAGTGCGGGACGGGGTACCAGGAGCGCCTGAAGAAGTGGATCCTCCACTCCCAGGAAAAGGGACTGGTGGTGGCCGGGGCGCTGACCGACGCCAAGGGGGACCGGAGCCTGAAAGCCTCCCAGCAGCCGAACCAGGACAGCAACCTCCGCGTGGTCGAGGTGAGGAAGGACGGGATCGTGGTCCGCGGGGCGAAGGTGATGATCGCCGGGGCGGCCGCTTCCGACGAGATCTTCGTCGTGCCGGGGAGCGCGTACGGGAGGGACGAGAAATATTTCTCGGTCGCGTTCGTGATCCCGAGGGACGTGGAGGGGCTCACCATCGTCGAGGCGCGCCGCGCCAGCGACGGCAGGGAGCTGGATGAGGGGTTCGACATCCCCGAGACCGGCATCACCCAGGGGTACCTCTTCTTCGAGAACGTGTTCGTCCCGAACGAGCGGGTGTTCCTCTTCGGCGAATACCAGTTCACGGGGAAGTTCATCTCGTACTTCACGGCGAACTACCGTTCGTGCATCGGGGCGTGCTCGGCGGGGCAGGGCGACGTGATGATCGGCGCCGCGATGCTCATGGCGCGCGCCAACGGCCTGCAGGTCAAGACGTTCCGGAACAAGCTGGTGGAGATGGCCGTGAACAACGAGACCACCTACAGCGCGGGGATCGGCGCGCTGGCGCAGGGCCGGCAGCACCCCTCGGGGGTGTGGATCGCCGACTCCCTGGCCGCGCACACGAACAAGGTGCTGGTGGCGACCTTGCCGTACCAGACCAAGCGGATCTGCCAGGACATCTGCGGCGGGATCGCCGAGACCGGCTGCTTCCCGTCGTACAAGGATTACACCAGCCCGAAGTACGGGGGCCTCGTCCGGAAATACCTTAAAGCGGGCCAGAAGGTGTCGGCGGAGAGCCGTGCGCGCGCGGCGCGGCTGGCGGAGTGGCTTACGCTGGGCGCCGGGGTCCCGGGGACGATGCACGGAGGCGGCTCGCCCGACGGGGCGAAGGTCGTGGTGCGGCTCGAGTCGGCGTTCGAGGAGTACGCCGACTACGCGGCGAAGGTGGCGGGGATCACGGAGGAGGTTCCGGAGCCCGAGAGAAACCGGTAG
- a CDS encoding phenylacetate--CoA ligase produces MPREKIREMQLGLLKETVSLAYEKSAFYRKSFDAAGMSPAGVRGLDDLAKFPFIDKKVLRERQEAAPPYGDMVCVPTDEMVYISASSGSTGVPTASPFTWRDFEEWQDYEARLFWSSGLRPTDTYCHSLQFTMFVGGPDVVGAMKVGALCLWAGAIPSERLLDIFTKWKPSAIWTTPSYAWYLGETAQSQGIDLRKDLAIRKIFVAGEPGGSIPETRRRIEELWGASLFDYYGLSDIFGACAGMCEKRDGLHWAEDHILVEVLDQDTGKPVAEGERGELVLTSLKKRARPLIRFRTGDIVSLTTDRCGCGRTHLRLHGIHGRVDDMLIISGLNVFPSDIETFVRKNQDLTGEYRLVVTEEKHLAHLTVEVEHVEGYPGALDELTRRVVHDIFKVLGIKPRVKISPPNTLERATHKAKRVLDLRGKQGS; encoded by the coding sequence ATGCCCCGGGAGAAGATCCGGGAGATGCAGCTCGGGCTGCTGAAGGAGACGGTTTCGCTCGCGTACGAAAAGTCGGCCTTTTACCGGAAGAGCTTCGACGCGGCGGGCATGTCTCCGGCGGGCGTCCGCGGGCTCGACGACCTGGCGAAGTTCCCGTTCATCGACAAGAAGGTCCTGCGGGAGCGGCAGGAGGCGGCGCCGCCGTACGGCGACATGGTGTGCGTCCCGACCGACGAGATGGTCTACATCTCGGCGTCCAGCGGATCCACCGGGGTGCCGACCGCGTCGCCGTTCACGTGGCGGGACTTCGAGGAGTGGCAGGATTACGAGGCGCGCCTCTTCTGGTCCTCCGGCCTGCGCCCGACCGACACGTACTGCCACTCGCTGCAGTTCACCATGTTCGTCGGCGGACCCGACGTCGTCGGCGCGATGAAGGTGGGCGCGCTGTGCCTGTGGGCGGGGGCGATCCCGTCGGAGCGGCTGCTCGACATCTTCACGAAGTGGAAGCCGAGCGCCATCTGGACGACCCCGTCGTACGCCTGGTACCTCGGGGAGACGGCGCAGTCGCAGGGGATCGACCTCCGCAAGGACCTGGCGATCCGGAAGATCTTCGTCGCGGGCGAGCCCGGCGGCTCGATCCCGGAGACGCGCCGGCGGATCGAGGAGCTGTGGGGGGCGTCCCTGTTCGACTACTACGGGTTGTCCGACATCTTCGGGGCGTGCGCGGGGATGTGCGAGAAGCGGGACGGCCTGCACTGGGCGGAGGACCACATCCTGGTGGAGGTCCTCGACCAGGACACGGGGAAGCCGGTGGCGGAAGGGGAGCGCGGGGAACTCGTCCTCACGTCCCTGAAGAAGCGGGCGAGACCGTTGATCCGTTTCCGCACGGGGGACATCGTCTCCCTCACCACCGACCGTTGCGGCTGCGGACGGACGCACCTGCGGCTGCACGGGATCCACGGCCGCGTGGACGACATGCTGATCATCAGCGGGCTCAACGTCTTCCCCAGCGACATCGAGACGTTCGTGCGGAAGAACCAGGATCTCACCGGCGAATACCGGCTGGTGGTCACCGAGGAGAAGCACCTGGCGCACCTCACGGTCGAGGTGGAGCACGTGGAAGGGTACCCGGGGGCGCTCGACGAGCTCACCAGGCGGGTCGTGCACGACATCTTCAAGGTGCTGGGGATCAAGCCGCGGGTGAAGATCTCCCCCCCGAACACGCTGGAGCGGGCGACCCACAAGGCGAAGCGGGTGCTGGACCTGCGCGGGAAGCAGGGGAGCTGA
- a CDS encoding ABC transporter ATP-binding protein, giving the protein MGSDMLKMSGVCCFYGKGQVLHGASLEVREGELVGLVGRNGVGKTTTLKAIMGMIPARTGSIAFRGEELTGVPAYRVPRRGISYVPQGRHLFPKLTVKENLEIACVTGKTDPAKLEEIYGYFPRVKERLSQKAGTLSGGEQQMVAIGRALVAKPDLILLDEPTEGLMPLLVQAIAETVQAINGRGTSILLVEQNLKTLKEICGRIYIMEKGAIVHEGTPSEIDVAMDVQERYLSVKV; this is encoded by the coding sequence TTGGGCAGTGACATGCTCAAGATGAGCGGCGTCTGCTGCTTCTACGGCAAGGGGCAGGTGCTCCACGGCGCCTCGCTCGAGGTGCGGGAAGGGGAGCTGGTGGGGCTGGTCGGCCGCAACGGCGTCGGGAAGACGACCACCCTCAAGGCGATCATGGGGATGATCCCGGCGCGCACCGGGTCGATCGCGTTCCGGGGGGAGGAGCTGACCGGGGTCCCCGCGTACCGCGTGCCGCGCAGGGGGATATCGTACGTCCCGCAGGGGAGGCACCTGTTCCCGAAGCTGACGGTGAAGGAGAACCTCGAGATCGCGTGCGTGACGGGGAAGACGGACCCCGCGAAGCTCGAGGAGATCTACGGCTATTTCCCGCGCGTGAAGGAGCGGCTGTCGCAGAAGGCGGGGACGCTCTCCGGGGGCGAGCAGCAGATGGTCGCCATCGGCAGGGCGCTGGTCGCGAAGCCCGACCTGATCCTGCTGGACGAGCCGACCGAGGGGCTGATGCCGCTGCTGGTCCAGGCGATCGCGGAGACGGTCCAGGCGATCAACGGGCGGGGGACCTCCATCCTGCTGGTCGAGCAGAACCTGAAGACCCTGAAGGAGATCTGCGGCCGGATCTACATCATGGAGAAGGGGGCGATCGTCCATGAGGGGACTCCTTCGGAGATCGACGTGGCGATGGACGTCCAGGAGAGGTACCTGAGTGTCAAGGTCTAG
- a CDS encoding ABC transporter ATP-binding protein, with protein MPAAGNGDILTLEKVCRSFGGLMAVNYASLSVRKGELRALIGPNGAGKTTLLNLITGIHTATAGRILFKGEDITRLSPDRISHRGISRTLQITSLFSGLTVYENIWAAAQSRRRFFNPLARPEAWTDVREKTGEMLELTGLADKAGTVCSELSYGDQRILEMGIALSTDPELLLLDEPTAGLSTQESMALVKRMRAMLRGQTILLVEHDMGVVMALSDRLTVLHYGEVLAEGSPAEIMANDEVRKVYLGQ; from the coding sequence ATGCCCGCGGCCGGGAACGGCGACATCCTCACGCTGGAAAAGGTGTGCAGGAGCTTCGGCGGCCTGATGGCGGTCAACTACGCGAGCCTGTCCGTCCGGAAGGGGGAGCTGCGGGCGCTGATCGGCCCCAACGGCGCGGGGAAGACCACTCTCCTCAACCTGATCACCGGGATCCACACCGCGACCGCCGGCAGGATCCTCTTCAAGGGGGAGGACATCACGCGGCTGTCGCCGGACCGGATCTCCCACCGGGGGATCTCGAGGACGCTCCAGATCACGAGCCTGTTCTCCGGCCTCACGGTCTACGAGAACATCTGGGCGGCGGCGCAGTCCCGCAGGCGCTTCTTCAACCCGCTCGCCCGGCCGGAAGCGTGGACGGACGTGCGGGAGAAGACCGGGGAGATGCTGGAGCTCACCGGCCTCGCGGACAAGGCGGGAACGGTCTGCTCGGAGCTCTCCTACGGCGACCAGCGGATCCTCGAGATGGGGATCGCCCTCAGCACCGACCCGGAGCTGCTCCTGCTCGACGAGCCCACCGCCGGGTTGAGCACGCAGGAGTCGATGGCGCTGGTGAAAAGGATGCGGGCGATGCTCCGCGGGCAGACGATCCTCCTCGTCGAACACGACATGGGCGTGGTGATGGCCCTGTCGGACCGGCTCACCGTCCTCCACTACGGGGAGGTGCTCGCCGAGGGGTCCCCGGCCGAGATCATGGCGAACGACGAGGTACGGAAGGTCTACCTTGGGCAGTGA